From the genome of Gorilla gorilla gorilla isolate KB3781 chromosome 4, NHGRI_mGorGor1-v2.1_pri, whole genome shotgun sequence, one region includes:
- the FABP6 gene encoding gastrotropin: MKTVTMMMVVEMQVLTQVLRAVLSACTWVSRKGDLQRMKQTQKGKPPSSMAFTGKFEMESEKNYDEFMKLLGISSDIIEKARNFKIVTEVQQDGQDFTWSQHYSGGHTMTNKFTVGKESNIQTMGGKTFKATVQMEGGKLVVNFPNYHQTSEIVGDKLVEVSTIGGVTYERVSKRLA; the protein is encoded by the exons ATGAAGACAGTgacgatgatgatggtggtggagatGCAGGTGCTGACTCAG GTTCTGAGAGCTGTGTTGTCTGCGTGCACATGGGTGAGCCGGAAAGGAGACCTGCAGAGAATGAAACAGACACAGAAAGGAAAG CCTCCCAGCAGCATGGCTTTCACCGGCAAGTTCGAGATGGAGAGTGAGAAGAATTATGATGAGTTCATGAAGCTCCTTG GGATCTCCAGCGATATAATCGAAAAGGCCCGCAACTTCAAGATCGTCACGGAGGTGCAGCAGGATGGGCAGGACTTCACTTGGTCCCAGCACTACTCCGGGGGCCACACCATGACCAACAAGTTCACTGTTGGCAAGGAAAGCAACATACAGACAATGGGGGGCAAGACGTTCAAG GCCACCGTGCAGATGGAGGGCGGGAAGCTGGTGGTGAATTTCCCCAACTATCACCAGACCTCAGAGATCGTGGGTGACAAGCTGGTGGAG